The DNA sequence GGAGTGGGAAGCGGTCGACGCGAAGGTCGACGCGTACGACGCGTTCATCGGTCGAGTGACGAACCTCCCCACGGCCCCCGCGCCATCGGCCACACCGAGAGCCACGGCCGCTGCGGGGACGCTCGCTCGGGGTGGGTCCGCGACCGACGACCGGTGTCGCAGGGTCCGGAAGGCGTTCGCCGAGACGGTGCGGCCCCACAGCATCGACGACGTGGACGGCCCCGAATCCGTCCTCGAGACCGTACAGTCAGAGTTCTCGGATTCGGTCGCGGCCGCGCTTGCACCGACGACCGAGACGTCGTTCACTCCCGAGCTCAAACGGGTTGTCGTCTCGGTCGCCAGCACCCGCCGGACGGAGACCAAAGTCCTCCGCCGGGCGCTCGCTCGGGAGGACGACCGACTCGAGCGTGCCGGCGAGACGGTGGACGGCGTCGTCGAGTGGATCACCCGTGCGAACGAGACGCCGTTGAGCGACCTCGGGTTCGCGGCGCTTCGGCGACGCCACGAGTCGCTCGCCCAGCACCGCGAGCGGTGTGAGCAACTCGCCCGTCGCCGTCAGGAGTTCGTCCGGGGGACGACGAACGAGGGCGTCGACGCCGGCATCCGCCACCAGCGTCTCGTCTCGTACCTCTACGAGGACTTCCCCGTCGCGTTCCCCGTCTTGGCGACGGTCGCCCGGCTCGACACGGTGTGTGCAACGTGCCAGCGGGCGGTTCGACAGCATCTGGTGCGGAGGGTCTGAGACGGTGAGACGACCGTCACGCCAGCGACCTGGGCGTCCAAAGGCGAACGACCGTCTCCCCCGCGTCGGCAGGGGCAGCGACGCGACGGGCGGGGCGGCGATTGCAGACGAGTCGGGCGGCCGGGACGGGCCGACCGGACAGGGTGAGTAGACGGTGGGCCGACGTCGCCGAGTCGTCCCCTCGACACGGACGAGCCGGTGTCCGAACCGACCGGATGGGGACCGATGAGTGGGGCACCGCAGTACCTCCTCGTGTTATACCTCGTCGAGCAGACCGACTCCGACCCGGTGGCACCGGGCGTCGTCGCGGACGCGCTCGACCGGTCTCCCGCCGCGACGACCGAGATGCTCCAGCGACTCGCAGCGCGCGGACTGGTCACGCACGAACCGTACGAGGGAGCGACGCTGACGCCCGACGGACGCGAGGACGCCGAAGAGCTATACGAGACGTACGTCACGCTGTCGCGGTTCTTCGACGAGGTGCTCGGACTCGACGACGCCGAGGAGGAGGCGATGCGACTCGCGGGGAACGTCAGTCCGGTCGTCGCCGACCGCCTGGCGACGAGCCTCCTCGAGGACCGCGACACCGCCCCCGAAGACACGGTGACCCGACCGTCGTTTCTCCACGTGAACGAGCGCTGAACCCGTCCGCTCCGCGACCGCTGTGGCCACTCGGTGCGAGGCGCGACAGCGGCGTCGACGGCTGGCCGGAACGGTTATGTCGAGACACCCCAACGGACATGAAATGCGAACGACACTCACGGTACTGGTTACCGCACTCGTCCTCCTGAGCGGCTGTTCCGGTATGGGCGGTACGACCACCGACGCGCCGTCGACGGCCGCGCCGACAGCCACGGAGGCCCCGACGGCGACGCCGACACCGATGGCAGAGACGACGGAGGCGTCGGACGAACAGACGGCGCACATGGGCTGTCAGCCCGGCGAGGTGAACAAGAACGGCACCTGCACGGTCGCGGTGTCCGGACAGAACGCCGAGATATTCAGCGCCGAGAACCTCTCGGCCATCACGGCCGAGGAGACGACCATCGGCGGGACGCCCGGCTACCTCGCGCGGCCGGCCGACAACGGCACCTACCCCGCGGTCGTGATGGTTCACGAGTGGTGGGGACTCAACGAGAACATCAAGCACATGGCGGACATCCTCGCGGGCCAGGGCTACGTCGTCTTCGCGGTCGACCTCTACGACGGCGAGGTGGCCATGAACTCCTCGGAGGCGGGCCGGCTGTCGGGGCAGGTCAGAGAGAACCCCGACGTGGCCGTCTCGAAGATGAGCGCCGCCGTCTCCGGACTCCGAGACCGGGCGGACACGACGAAGCAGGTCGCGAGTCTCGGCTGGTGCTTCGGCGGGGGCCAGAGCCTCCAGTTGAGCCTCAGTGAGGCCGAGTTGAACGCGACGGTCATCTACTACGGGACGCTCGCGACGGACGAGGAGACGCTCCAGCGCATCGACGGGCCCGTGCTGGGCATCTTCGGCTCCGAGGACCAGGTCGTCCCCGTCGAGGACGTCCGGGCGTTCAACCAGACGCTTGACGACCTCGGCGTCGAACACGAGGTGTACGTCTACGAGGGTGCGAACCACGCCTTCGCCAACCCGAGCGGACAGAGCTTCGAACCCGAGGCGACACGCGACGCGTGGTCGAAGACGCTCGACTTCCTCGACAGGACGCTGAAGCAGGAGTAGCCGACCCCACGCAGGATTAACCACGGCGACGGCGTCGGAGCGTGTCGACGACCTCACTCGGGTCGTCCGCAGCCGTGAACTCGTACTCGTAGCGCGTCGGCCACGGGAGCCCCCGGTCGATTCGGAGCACCCCCTCGACGGTGGAGACGCGTCGGACGCGACGCCAGGGGACGACACTCGCGCCGAGTCGCCGCTGTGGGACGACGACGAGGCCGCGGTCGAGGACGTAGACGTCCAGCGCCCGCGAGTCGACGAGGGCTAATCCGATTCCGGTCCCGACGAGGACGCCGACGAGCGTCGGTGCACCGATGGCGTCGCCGGCGAGGAACCGGACGACGACGACGCCGGAGAGCGCCGAAGCGAACGCGAGGACGGCGCGCCGACGGGCGGATTCGGTCACGACCAGATGAAGCCGGACCGTCTCGCGCGCTCGGAGGAGGCGACACCGGCGACTCCGTCCGGTCTCGGTGACCACCAGGCCGACGAGCGACAACGCGAGCAGCGGGAGCGTCAGTCGCTCCGGGAAGACGGCGCGGCCCAGCGCGTCGCCGACCAGCGAACCGACGAGCGGCAGCATCACGACGCCGCCCACGACGAGGTGCGCCCGTGCCTCGACGGCCCGGTCGACCGCGTCGGGAACCTGTTCGAGGAGCACCCACGTGAGGAGGGCGACGAGGACGGCCGCGCCCCCATCGACCGCGGTTTGGTCGACGAGCGGGAGGGCGACCGCGGCGATGCCACCGGCGAGGAGTGCAACGGTCAGGCTGAACGAGTCCGCCGAGGGGGTTCGGAATCGTGTCGGCATTCGCGTCTCCCTCAGGCCGCCCCCGGTCGAATCGCCCGATAGAACGCCGTCGAGAACGCGGCGAAGAAGCCACCGAAGAGCGCGGTGGCGACCACGAGGACGATGACGAGGCCGACGGTTCCGGCGATACCGACAGACGGGACCGCGACGGGGAGGTGACTGGCGGCCGGTGTCGAGGTGGGGACCGCCGCCCCGGGAGACGCCGGCGACGTGAGCAGCGAGAAGAGGCCGCCGACCAGTCCGAAGACGGCACCGCCGACGGCCGTGAGGAGCGTGTATCCGAGCACGGCCAGCAGGTTGTGGCGGACACACCACGCGCTGCGTTTGATACTCGCGACGGCGTCGAGGTCGTCGACGACGATGGCGTGGCCGAAGAACTGGATGGTGACGGCGACGAGGAGGTAACCGAGCAGGCCGAGTAGCGCGATTGCGCCGACGGCGACGAGGAGGGCGGTCGACTGCCCACCCGTGTAGACGACGACACCGCCGATGATCGCGCCGAAGACGAGGACGAAGCCCAGCACGAAGTTGACGGCGAACAGGCTGAAGTAGACCACGAGAATCGAGAGGTAGTGTGCGTTCCCCTCGCTGACGAGCGTCCCGAACGAGGTCCGTCCGTCGAGCGCCTCGTTCGCCATGCCGATGAGGCCGCCGAAGAGAAAGGGCATGACGAACAGCGAGACGGCGCTGAAGCCGAGCGAGATGACGCCCCCGACGAGTGGGGCGGCGAACTGTGCGAGTACTCCGGGGAGTTGCAGCAGGCTGGCCGCCGCGGCGACGACGAACAGGATCGGGTTGCGTTTCACTGCGGCAGCGGCTGAGTGGAGGGCTTGGAGGACGACCACACTGAGTGAGACGACGGGAGGCCCACAAAGAACTACTGGTCAGCGGGGTCGGCAGTCCGAAGCGTCGTCACGAGGAGGGCGAGAAACGGAGGCCGGCGGTGTGGACGACGCCGACCAGGAGCCCCACGCCGACCCACCGGAGGGAGGCGCGGACGTCGGCGGGGAAGGTGTGTGTGCAGTGTTATGAAATCTCGGGGAGCAGTCGCTTCGCTTCGAGGCGTACCCGCACCTCGGGGAGGAGCGACTGCCAGTCGTCGCCCCCGTCCTCGTCGCCGACGGCGTACTCGAGGATG is a window from the Salinigranum halophilum genome containing:
- a CDS encoding metal-dependent transcriptional regulator gives rise to the protein MSGAPQYLLVLYLVEQTDSDPVAPGVVADALDRSPAATTEMLQRLAARGLVTHEPYEGATLTPDGREDAEELYETYVTLSRFFDEVLGLDDAEEEAMRLAGNVSPVVADRLATSLLEDRDTAPEDTVTRPSFLHVNER
- a CDS encoding dienelactone hydrolase family protein, which produces MRTTLTVLVTALVLLSGCSGMGGTTTDAPSTAAPTATEAPTATPTPMAETTEASDEQTAHMGCQPGEVNKNGTCTVAVSGQNAEIFSAENLSAITAEETTIGGTPGYLARPADNGTYPAVVMVHEWWGLNENIKHMADILAGQGYVVFAVDLYDGEVAMNSSEAGRLSGQVRENPDVAVSKMSAAVSGLRDRADTTKQVASLGWCFGGGQSLQLSLSEAELNATVIYYGTLATDEETLQRIDGPVLGIFGSEDQVVPVEDVRAFNQTLDDLGVEHEVYVYEGANHAFANPSGQSFEPEATRDAWSKTLDFLDRTLKQE
- a CDS encoding DUF7260 family protein, yielding MALETHVHQARTRAQAEWEAVDAKVDAYDAFIGRVTNLPTAPAPSATPRATAAAGTLARGGSATDDRCRRVRKAFAETVRPHSIDDVDGPESVLETVQSEFSDSVAAALAPTTETSFTPELKRVVVSVASTRRTETKVLRRALAREDDRLERAGETVDGVVEWITRANETPLSDLGFAALRRRHESLAQHRERCEQLARRRQEFVRGTTNEGVDAGIRHQRLVSYLYEDFPVAFPVLATVARLDTVCATCQRAVRQHLVRRV
- a CDS encoding DUF7847 domain-containing protein, whose translation is MVVLQALHSAAAAVKRNPILFVVAAAASLLQLPGVLAQFAAPLVGGVISLGFSAVSLFVMPFLFGGLIGMANEALDGRTSFGTLVSEGNAHYLSILVVYFSLFAVNFVLGFVLVFGAIIGGVVVYTGGQSTALLVAVGAIALLGLLGYLLVAVTIQFFGHAIVVDDLDAVASIKRSAWCVRHNLLAVLGYTLLTAVGGAVFGLVGGLFSLLTSPASPGAAVPTSTPAASHLPVAVPSVGIAGTVGLVIVLVVATALFGGFFAAFSTAFYRAIRPGAA